In Aestuariibaculum lutulentum, one DNA window encodes the following:
- the gldF gene encoding gliding motility-associated ABC transporter permease subunit GldF, producing MLAILKKEINSFFASPIGYLVIAIFLLLNSLFLWLFKGEFNILDYGFADLSSFFLLAPWILIFLIPAVTMRSFSDEKKQGTLELLLTKPVSHLNLVLGKYFGAFVLILIALIPTLLYVYTIYQLGNPAGNLDVGSTLGSYFGLLFLIAAYTAIGIFTSTLSSNQIVAFILAVFLCFVFYIGFEGVADFTSSDFINQLGMSSHYKSMSRGVLDTRDIVYFLSITALFIMLTKLTINKEQQ from the coding sequence ATGCTCGCCATTTTAAAGAAAGAAATAAACTCATTTTTTGCCTCACCAATAGGCTATTTGGTTATCGCTATATTTTTATTACTAAACAGCTTGTTTTTATGGCTTTTTAAGGGCGAATTTAATATTCTGGATTATGGCTTTGCCGATTTATCATCCTTCTTTTTATTGGCACCGTGGATATTAATTTTCCTTATTCCAGCAGTGACCATGCGAAGTTTTTCGGATGAGAAAAAACAAGGCACTTTAGAGCTTTTACTAACCAAACCTGTTTCGCATCTTAATCTTGTTTTAGGAAAATATTTTGGAGCTTTTGTATTAATCCTTATTGCGCTAATACCTACACTTTTATACGTTTATACAATATACCAACTAGGAAATCCAGCTGGTAATTTAGATGTAGGCAGTACGCTTGGCTCTTATTTTGGATTACTATTTTTAATTGCAGCATACACAGCAATCGGCATATTTACGTCAACCTTATCAAGTAATCAAATTGTTGCTTTTATTCTGGCTGTATTTTTATGCTTCGTTTTTTATATTGGATTTGAAGGTGTTGCCGATTTTACTTCAAGTGATTTTATCAATCAATTAGGTATGAGTTCTCATTATAAAAGTATGAGTCGTGGTGTTTTAGACACTCGTGACATTGTCTATTTTTTAAGTATTACAGCATTATTTATTATGCTTACCAAATTAACTATTAACAAAGAACAACAATGA
- a CDS encoding SAM hydrolase/SAM-dependent halogenase family protein yields the protein MAIITLTTDFGEKDYFTGATKGAIYTELPDARIVDISHGVSPFNILEAAYIIQNAYASFPKGSIHIIGIDSEINKENKHIALKLDDHYFICANNGIMSMICSEITPEKIVEINIHDRIQSSFPVLDVFVKVACHIARGGTLEVIGKTISKIKPIRNVIPYINDDKSQIIGSVIYIDNYGNVVTNIKRSFFETIQKGRAFEISARNHKFKKIYLKYSDIVNFDIPEEKRHDEGRGMVVFNSGNFLEIAVYKSNSATVGSASTLMGLSLMDTVSINFIAESILPKLN from the coding sequence ATGGCGATTATTACATTAACAACCGATTTTGGGGAGAAAGATTACTTTACTGGCGCGACAAAAGGAGCGATCTATACAGAATTACCCGATGCCAGAATTGTTGATATCTCACATGGTGTTTCCCCCTTTAATATTTTAGAAGCAGCATATATTATTCAAAATGCCTATGCCAGTTTTCCAAAAGGATCCATTCATATTATTGGAATTGATTCTGAAATTAACAAGGAGAATAAACACATTGCGCTAAAGCTTGACGACCATTATTTTATTTGCGCCAACAATGGTATTATGAGCATGATTTGCTCTGAAATTACACCTGAAAAAATTGTTGAAATAAATATTCACGACAGAATACAATCCAGCTTTCCTGTTCTCGATGTTTTTGTAAAAGTAGCCTGCCATATTGCACGAGGAGGCACACTGGAAGTTATTGGCAAAACTATTTCTAAGATTAAACCTATTAGGAATGTTATTCCTTATATAAATGACGATAAATCTCAAATTATTGGCAGCGTTATTTATATTGACAACTACGGAAATGTGGTAACTAACATTAAACGAAGCTTTTTTGAAACCATACAAAAAGGACGCGCCTTCGAAATATCGGCGCGTAACCATAAATTCAAAAAAATCTATCTTAAATATAGCGACATCGTGAATTTTGACATTCCCGAAGAAAAACGTCATGATGAAGGTCGTGGCATGGTCGTATTTAATTCTGGAAACTTTTTAGAAATTGCAGTGTATAAAAGTAATAGTGCCACCGTTGGTAGTGCCTCTACCCTAATGGGACTATCACTAATGGATACCGTTAGTATTAATTTTATTGCCGAATCGATACTACCTAAACTCAATTAA
- a CDS encoding phosphoribosylaminoimidazolesuccinocarboxamide synthase: MANTDNTIIDTNFNFPGQKNVYKGKVREVYNINDEQLVMIATDRLSAFDVVMPKGIPYKGQILNQIATKMMKATEDLVPNWLTATPDPNVAVGHLCEPFKVEMVIRGYMSGHAAREYKAGKRLLCGVPMPEGMKENDAFPEPIITPATKAEMGDHDEDISREDILKRCIVSEEDYLVLEDYTRKLFKRGTDIAAERGLILVDTKYEFGKTKDGKIVLIDEIHTPDSSRYFYAEGYQERQDKGEAQKQLSKEFVRQWLISNNFQGLEGQTVPEMSDEYITSVSDRYIELYENITGETFVKADVTNIQDRIEANVLEYLK, from the coding sequence GTGGCAAATACAGATAATACCATAATTGACACAAACTTTAATTTTCCTGGACAAAAAAATGTTTATAAAGGAAAAGTTAGAGAAGTATATAACATTAACGACGAGCAATTGGTCATGATTGCTACAGACCGTCTTTCGGCTTTCGACGTGGTGATGCCAAAAGGTATTCCTTACAAAGGGCAAATATTAAATCAGATTGCTACAAAAATGATGAAAGCAACCGAAGATTTAGTGCCAAACTGGTTAACTGCAACTCCGGATCCTAACGTAGCTGTAGGGCATTTATGTGAGCCGTTTAAAGTTGAAATGGTGATTCGTGGCTATATGTCTGGTCATGCAGCTCGAGAGTACAAAGCTGGAAAGCGTTTGCTTTGTGGTGTGCCAATGCCAGAAGGTATGAAAGAAAACGATGCTTTTCCAGAGCCAATTATTACTCCGGCAACAAAAGCAGAAATGGGAGACCATGACGAAGATATTTCTCGTGAAGATATTTTAAAACGCTGTATTGTAAGCGAAGAAGACTATTTGGTTTTAGAAGATTACACCCGTAAATTATTTAAACGTGGTACAGATATCGCTGCAGAGCGTGGATTAATTTTAGTAGATACCAAATACGAATTTGGAAAAACTAAAGACGGTAAAATTGTTTTAATTGATGAAATTCATACGCCAGACTCTTCGCGTTATTTTTATGCTGAAGGATATCAGGAGCGTCAGGATAAAGGGGAAGCTCAAAAGCAATTAAGTAAAGAGTTTGTTCGTCAGTGGTTAATTAGTAATAATTTTCAAGGTTTAGAAGGACAAACTGTACCTGAAATGAGTGATGAGTATATCACCTCGGTAAGTGACCGCTATATTGAGTTATATGAAAATATTACTGGTGAAACTTTTGTTAAGGCAGATGTAACCAATATTCAGGACCGTATTGAAGCTAACGTTTTAGAATACTTAAAATAA
- a CDS encoding DUF4870 domain-containing protein: protein MRQDNQLLVIMHLSQLVTLVLGFGSLLVPLVIWLTQKDKVYQMDEHGKNIVNFQLSLIVYCLLCIPLMLLCGIGIIGFIIIGIISLIFPIINAIKASNGEVAKYPLSLNFIS, encoded by the coding sequence ATGAGACAAGATAATCAACTTTTAGTTATAATGCACTTAAGTCAGTTAGTCACTTTAGTATTAGGCTTTGGCAGTCTGCTGGTGCCTTTGGTAATTTGGTTAACCCAAAAAGATAAAGTGTACCAAATGGATGAGCATGGGAAAAATATTGTAAACTTTCAATTGAGTTTAATTGTTTACTGTTTATTATGTATTCCGTTAATGTTGCTTTGTGGTATAGGTATTATTGGTTTTATTATTATCGGTATCATATCGCTTATTTTTCCCATTATTAATGCTATTAAAGCCAGTAACGGTGAAGTTGCAAAATACCCGTTATCTCTTAATTTTATTAGTTAG
- a CDS encoding sodium:solute symporter family protein, translated as MDVQTWTYIIVGLTFTIYIGIAIWTRAGSTKDFYVAGGGVSPLANGMATAADWMSAASFISMAGIISFAGYDGAVYLMGWTGGYVLLALLLAPYLRKFGKFTVPDFIGDRYYSNTARLVGVICALLVSFTYVAGQMRGVGLVFSRFLEVDINTGVMIGMFIVLFYAVLGGMKGITYTQVAQYCVLIFAFMVPAIFISIQMTGNPIPQLGFGGTLADGSGTYLLDKLDGLSTELGFSEYTEGSKSMIDVFAITLALMVGTAGLPHVIVRFFTVKRVSDARKSAGLALLLIAILYTTAPAVSVFARTNLIETVSNKPYASVPEWFKKWELTGLITFTDKNEDGNIQYLANNDKNELVVDNDIMVLANPEIAKLPNWVIALVAAGSLAAALSTAAGLLLVISASVSHDLIKKMVNPNISEQGELIAARLSAIVAVGIAAYFGIHPPGFVAATVALAFGLAAASFFPAIILGIFYKRMNKEGAIAGMVVGISSMIFYMLKFKFGWFGGGGKDDWWFGISPEGFGTVAMALNFVVSIIIMKFTPAPPEDVQDIVENIRIPSGAGEATH; from the coding sequence ATGGATGTGCAGACCTGGACGTATATTATTGTCGGACTTACTTTTACAATATATATCGGAATTGCTATTTGGACTCGTGCAGGCTCTACTAAAGATTTTTATGTTGCCGGTGGAGGGGTTTCCCCACTAGCCAATGGTATGGCTACTGCAGCAGACTGGATGAGTGCGGCCTCGTTTATTTCTATGGCTGGTATTATTTCTTTTGCAGGTTACGATGGGGCAGTTTACCTAATGGGGTGGACTGGAGGTTATGTGCTTCTGGCGTTATTATTAGCTCCTTATTTACGTAAATTCGGAAAGTTTACCGTACCAGATTTTATTGGCGATCGTTACTATTCAAATACGGCGCGATTGGTAGGCGTTATTTGTGCGTTATTAGTGTCGTTTACTTATGTCGCCGGGCAAATGCGTGGTGTCGGTTTAGTGTTTTCTCGATTCCTGGAAGTTGATATCAATACGGGGGTTATGATTGGGATGTTTATCGTTTTATTCTACGCTGTTCTTGGCGGAATGAAAGGGATCACCTATACGCAGGTGGCACAGTATTGCGTGCTTATTTTTGCGTTTATGGTACCGGCTATTTTTATATCTATTCAAATGACAGGGAATCCCATTCCGCAATTAGGTTTTGGAGGAACCTTAGCTGATGGTTCCGGAACGTATTTACTGGATAAATTAGATGGATTAAGCACCGAATTAGGTTTTTCTGAATATACCGAAGGTTCAAAATCTATGATCGATGTTTTTGCCATTACTTTGGCTCTAATGGTGGGGACAGCAGGTTTACCTCATGTTATTGTTCGTTTTTTTACAGTAAAGCGTGTTAGTGATGCCCGAAAATCAGCAGGATTAGCGTTATTACTAATTGCTATTTTGTACACCACAGCACCAGCGGTATCGGTATTTGCGAGAACAAATTTAATTGAAACCGTTTCAAACAAACCTTATGCAAGTGTGCCAGAATGGTTTAAAAAATGGGAGCTAACAGGATTGATAACGTTTACAGATAAAAATGAAGATGGCAATATTCAGTACCTAGCCAATAACGATAAAAATGAATTAGTAGTTGATAACGATATTATGGTGTTGGCCAACCCTGAAATTGCCAAGTTACCAAACTGGGTTATTGCTTTGGTTGCAGCCGGTTCGTTGGCAGCGGCATTATCGACTGCTGCCGGGTTGTTGTTAGTAATTTCAGCATCTGTATCTCACGATTTAATTAAGAAGATGGTCAACCCTAATATATCAGAGCAAGGTGAGTTGATAGCAGCTCGTTTATCGGCGATTGTAGCTGTTGGAATTGCTGCCTATTTCGGAATTCATCCACCAGGCTTTGTGGCAGCAACAGTGGCTTTGGCTTTTGGATTGGCAGCAGCATCATTTTTTCCGGCAATCATTCTTGGTATTTTCTATAAGCGTATGAATAAGGAGGGCGCTATTGCCGGAATGGTTGTGGGGATATCTTCTATGATTTTTTACATGCTGAAATTTAAATTCGGCTGGTTTGGCGGTGGCGGAAAGGACGACTGGTGGTTTGGCATTTCGCCGGAAGGTTTTGGAACCGTGGCTATGGCTTTAAATTTTGTGGTATCTATAATCATAATGAAATTTACACCGGCACCTCCCGAAGATGTTCAGGACATTGTAGAGAACATTAGAATACCAAGTGGGGCGGGAGAAGCAACACATTAA
- the gldG gene encoding gliding motility-associated ABC transporter substrate-binding protein GldG — MNKKVNYTVGFIVGLILVNVISSNVYKRFDLTEDHRYTLSEAAIQIIDNVESPIIVDVFLKGDDFPSEFRRLQNETKQLLEEFAAENSNIVFNFINPLEDESTRERNIQQLTARGLTPMQLSVQESGKTSQAIIFPWALASYNEQTVIIPLIKNKIGASQQELVTNSVQHLEYAFADGFKKLVSPKHQKIAVLKGNKELEDKYIADFIKKLGEYYFIAPFTLDSVSNHPQKSLKELNDFDLIIAAKPTEAFSEQEKLVLDQYTMNGGKSLWMVDAVIMEKDSLYNATGTNFAVTRDLNLTDFFFKYGVRINPVITSTLYSAPITLAIGEGSNSQFQNLRWPYSPLASNNSNHPIVNNLNLVRFDFANQIDTLKNDVSKTILLESAPLTKLEGTPREISLDLVTKEQDPSLFNKGNQTLAVLLEGEFPSVYSNRIKPFKLQQEKDISVPTKMIVIADGDVIKNDVVRGAPQELGFDRWTGQQYGNKEFLLNAVNYLLDDSGLINIRSKRIDVAFLNQQKIAAEKTKWQLINIALPLVLLAIFGFTYNYVRKKKYGA; from the coding sequence TTGAATAAAAAAGTAAATTATACCGTCGGTTTTATTGTTGGCTTAATACTTGTAAATGTAATAAGCAGCAACGTTTATAAACGTTTCGATTTAACCGAAGACCACCGATACACTTTAAGCGAAGCTGCAATTCAAATAATAGACAATGTTGAATCGCCTATTATTGTTGATGTTTTTTTAAAGGGAGATGATTTTCCTTCGGAATTTAGAAGGCTTCAAAATGAGACCAAGCAACTACTTGAAGAATTCGCTGCCGAAAACAGCAATATTGTTTTCAACTTCATCAATCCGCTAGAAGACGAATCGACACGTGAAAGAAACATTCAGCAGTTAACCGCTAGAGGATTAACACCTATGCAATTAAGCGTTCAGGAAAGTGGTAAAACATCTCAGGCTATTATCTTCCCTTGGGCATTGGCCAGCTATAATGAGCAAACCGTTATTATTCCACTTATAAAAAACAAAATCGGGGCATCACAGCAGGAATTAGTAACCAATTCCGTTCAGCATTTAGAATATGCTTTCGCCGATGGTTTTAAGAAGCTGGTTTCACCAAAACATCAAAAAATCGCCGTTTTAAAAGGTAATAAGGAATTAGAAGATAAGTACATTGCCGATTTCATTAAAAAACTTGGCGAATACTATTTTATTGCGCCCTTCACTTTAGACAGCGTTTCAAACCATCCTCAAAAATCACTTAAGGAGTTAAATGACTTCGATTTAATTATTGCAGCTAAACCAACAGAAGCCTTTTCGGAACAGGAAAAACTGGTATTAGACCAATATACCATGAACGGCGGAAAAAGTCTTTGGATGGTTGATGCCGTGATTATGGAAAAAGATAGCTTATACAATGCTACAGGAACCAACTTTGCTGTTACAAGAGATTTAAACCTAACCGATTTTTTCTTTAAATACGGTGTGCGAATTAACCCGGTTATTACTAGTACATTGTACTCCGCGCCTATCACCCTAGCCATTGGTGAAGGCAGTAATTCTCAGTTTCAGAATTTACGATGGCCGTATTCGCCGTTAGCATCAAACAACAGCAATCATCCAATCGTTAACAATTTAAACCTTGTGCGTTTCGATTTTGCAAACCAGATTGACACCTTAAAGAATGACGTTTCTAAAACCATTCTTTTAGAAAGTGCGCCATTAACCAAACTAGAAGGCACACCAAGAGAAATCAGTTTAGATTTAGTCACCAAAGAACAGGACCCTTCGCTTTTCAATAAAGGCAATCAAACACTGGCTGTGTTGCTTGAAGGCGAATTTCCTTCGGTTTACAGCAATCGTATCAAACCTTTCAAATTACAACAAGAAAAAGACATCAGTGTTCCCACAAAAATGATTGTTATTGCTGATGGTGATGTTATTAAAAATGATGTGGTTAGAGGTGCTCCTCAGGAATTAGGCTTCGACCGCTGGACTGGGCAACAGTATGGCAACAAGGAATTTTTATTGAATGCCGTAAACTATCTTTTAGACGATAGCGGCCTGATAAACATTCGTTCTAAACGTATTGATGTCGCCTTTTTAAATCAACAAAAAATAGCCGCCGAAAAAACCAAATGGCAACTTATAAACATTGCCTTACCACTTGTATTGCTTGCAATCTTTGGTTTTACTTATAATTACGTAAGAAAGAAAAAATACGGCGCTTAA
- a CDS encoding PhoH family protein, which translates to MNEIIIELEEISPKDFFGAQNTNIELLKKYFPKLKIVARGNKVKAFGDEELLEEFDHRINMLLKHFAKYNKIDENTIERVLTSQSSDDYNTSEQSGEVIVHGVGGKLIRAQTANQRKLVETMRKNDMVFAIGPAGTGKTYTGVALAVQALKNKEVKRIILTRPAVEAGENLGFLPGDLKEKLDPYMQPLYDALRDMIPAEKLALYIENGTIQIAPLAFMRGRTLDNAFVILDEGQNTTHAQMKMFLTRMGKNAKFLLTGDPGQIDLPRRTISGLKEALLILKNVEGVGMIFLDDKDVIRHRLVKKVIEAYKSIENRE; encoded by the coding sequence TTGAACGAAATTATTATCGAACTTGAAGAGATCTCTCCAAAGGATTTTTTTGGAGCACAAAACACAAACATCGAACTTCTAAAAAAATATTTTCCAAAGCTTAAAATAGTAGCGCGAGGAAATAAAGTAAAAGCCTTTGGCGATGAAGAATTACTGGAAGAATTCGATCACAGAATCAATATGCTACTCAAGCATTTTGCCAAATACAACAAAATAGACGAAAACACCATCGAGCGCGTATTAACCAGCCAGAGTAGCGATGATTATAATACATCAGAGCAGAGTGGCGAAGTTATTGTGCACGGTGTAGGAGGTAAGCTTATTAGAGCTCAAACCGCCAACCAGCGTAAACTGGTAGAGACCATGCGTAAAAACGACATGGTTTTTGCTATTGGACCTGCAGGAACGGGTAAAACGTATACAGGTGTTGCCTTAGCAGTGCAAGCCCTTAAAAACAAAGAAGTAAAACGTATTATTTTAACACGTCCGGCGGTTGAAGCTGGAGAAAATCTTGGTTTTTTACCAGGAGATTTAAAGGAAAAGCTAGACCCGTACATGCAACCGCTTTACGATGCGTTGCGTGACATGATTCCTGCCGAAAAACTGGCGCTTTATATTGAAAACGGAACCATTCAAATAGCACCTTTAGCTTTTATGCGTGGTCGTACTTTAGATAATGCTTTCGTAATTCTCGATGAAGGTCAGAATACCACTCACGCACAAATGAAAATGTTCTTAACCCGTATGGGTAAAAATGCGAAGTTTTTATTAACCGGAGATCCGGGTCAGATAGATTTACCACGTCGTACCATTTCAGGATTAAAGGAAGCCCTGTTAATCTTAAAGAACGTTGAAGGTGTAGGAATGATTTTCTTAGACGATAAAGACGTTATTCGCCACCGCTTGGTTAAAAAGGTTATTGAGGCTTATAAGAGCATCGAAAACAGAGAATAA
- the dnaN gene encoding DNA polymerase III subunit beta yields the protein MKFIVSSTYLLKQLQVLGGVINSSNTLPILDNFLFELDQSKLTVSASDLETTMSSTLEVESNSEGSVAIPARLLLDTLKTFPEQPLTFVIEDNNTVEISSNHGKYALAYASGKEFPKAVTLEDPSKTVVLGDVLATAISKTIFAAGNDDLRPVMSGVFFQFSTEGLTFVATDAHKLVKYTREDIKASQVAEFIMPKKPLNLLKGILAGSEEDVTIEYNDSNAKFIFENSTLICRLIDGKYPNYEAVIPKENPNKLVIDRTQFSNSVRRVSIFSNKTTHQIRLKIAGAELNISAEDIDYSNKAEERLTCDYQGDDMQIGFNSRFLTEMLNNLNSDDVQLEMSMPNRAGILTPIDGLDEGEQITMLVMPVMLNS from the coding sequence ATGAAATTTATAGTATCGAGTACTTATTTATTAAAACAATTACAAGTTTTAGGCGGGGTTATTAATAGCTCTAACACCTTACCTATTTTAGATAACTTTTTATTTGAATTAGACCAATCTAAATTAACCGTCTCTGCAAGTGATTTAGAAACCACCATGTCCTCTACACTTGAAGTTGAGAGCAACAGTGAAGGTAGTGTTGCTATTCCGGCACGTTTGTTACTTGATACGCTTAAAACCTTCCCTGAGCAGCCTTTAACTTTTGTTATTGAAGATAACAACACCGTTGAAATTAGCTCTAACCACGGAAAATATGCTTTAGCTTATGCCAGCGGAAAAGAATTCCCTAAGGCAGTAACTTTAGAAGACCCTAGTAAAACGGTTGTTTTAGGTGATGTTTTAGCTACAGCAATTAGTAAAACTATTTTTGCTGCAGGTAACGACGATTTACGTCCGGTAATGAGCGGAGTATTTTTCCAGTTCTCTACCGAAGGTTTAACCTTTGTGGCTACCGATGCCCATAAATTAGTAAAATATACGCGCGAAGATATTAAAGCAAGTCAGGTTGCTGAATTCATCATGCCTAAAAAACCATTAAATCTTTTAAAAGGTATTCTGGCTGGTAGCGAAGAAGATGTAACCATTGAATACAACGATTCTAACGCGAAATTCATCTTTGAAAACTCAACTTTAATTTGTCGTTTAATCGACGGGAAATACCCTAACTACGAAGCGGTAATTCCTAAGGAGAATCCGAATAAATTAGTTATCGACAGAACACAATTTTCGAACTCTGTACGCCGTGTTAGTATTTTCTCGAACAAAACAACACACCAGATTCGTTTAAAAATAGCAGGAGCCGAATTAAATATTTCTGCGGAAGACATCGACTACAGTAACAAAGCTGAAGAGCGTTTAACATGTGACTACCAGGGAGACGATATGCAAATTGGTTTCAACTCGCGTTTTTTAACAGAGATGCTGAACAACTTAAATTCAGACGATGTACAGTTAGAGATGAGCATGCCAAACCGTGCGGGTATTTTAACTCCTATTGATGGTTTAGATGAAGGTGAGCAAATTACCATGCTTGTTATGCCGGTAATGCTGAATAGCTAA
- a CDS encoding Crp/Fnr family transcriptional regulator yields the protein MNNIKSFIEKYVTMPAEDWELIESMFKRVVYKKNEAIVTEGEVCKYFYFIEEGLVRNFVNNNKQEITKFFIAAPYCMTSRMSFINQTPTKDNAQTIERSVIWQITLDEYNELIKLDSWRLFTRKMLNEAQDFIEQRLIESMTETAEVRYYRMQRETPDLVNRIPQKYLASYLGIATQSLSRIRKNALKNDN from the coding sequence ATGAATAATATCAAATCCTTTATTGAAAAATATGTGACTATGCCTGCTGAAGACTGGGAACTTATTGAGTCAATGTTTAAGCGAGTGGTTTATAAAAAAAATGAAGCAATTGTCACTGAAGGTGAAGTTTGTAAATATTTTTATTTTATAGAAGAAGGCTTGGTGCGTAATTTTGTAAACAACAACAAGCAAGAAATCACCAAATTTTTTATTGCTGCTCCGTACTGCATGACATCGCGAATGAGTTTTATAAACCAAACGCCTACAAAAGACAATGCTCAAACCATAGAAAGATCAGTAATTTGGCAAATTACCCTTGATGAGTATAACGAATTGATTAAACTGGATTCCTGGCGCCTATTTACCAGAAAAATGCTTAATGAAGCTCAGGATTTTATCGAACAACGTCTTATAGAAAGCATGACAGAAACAGCTGAAGTGCGTTATTATCGCATGCAAAGAGAAACTCCGGATTTAGTTAACAGAATCCCTCAAAAATACTTAGCCAGTTACTTAGGTATTGCGACACAATCTTTAAGCAGAATTCGAAAAAACGCGCTTAAAAACGATAATTAA
- a CDS encoding heparan-alpha-glucosaminide N-acetyltransferase domain-containing protein gives MQANRLYFIDAVRAFAILMMLQGHFIDTLLDPVYRDSTNTAYNIWSYFRGITAPTFFTISGLVFTYLLLRANEKGNDKPRIKKGLFRGLLLLGIGYSLRINLISWFSGYFNTYFLVIDVLQCIGLSLIILVCLHVLFKQYSYLFSVILAIIGCLCFVSEPLYRNLVIENLPLVIANYMTKINGSVFTILPWFGYSAFGAFISTVFFRHAHRSRFKIFTIITFFVVGYLLMYHSTWALLKLHTLTDIELLKRSADYNYLFIRLGNVFILFGIFYSLERFLKQSIIARIGEKTLSMYVIHFIILYGSFTGYGLKRWFNKSLEPTEAILGALAFILVVCFISFHYAKTNHFVYSISSKIIGVFKKEKSQ, from the coding sequence GTGCAAGCTAATCGTCTATATTTTATTGATGCCGTTAGAGCATTTGCTATTTTAATGATGCTTCAAGGTCATTTTATCGATACGCTTTTGGACCCGGTTTACAGAGACAGTACCAACACAGCTTATAATATATGGTCCTATTTTAGAGGTATCACAGCTCCTACTTTTTTCACGATTTCCGGTCTGGTATTTACCTACCTGCTTTTACGAGCAAATGAAAAGGGAAATGATAAGCCCCGAATAAAAAAAGGCCTTTTTCGTGGACTGCTTCTACTAGGAATTGGTTATAGTCTTCGTATTAATTTAATAAGTTGGTTTAGCGGATATTTCAACACCTACTTTTTAGTTATTGATGTTTTACAATGTATTGGTTTATCTTTAATCATACTGGTTTGTTTGCATGTCCTATTTAAACAATACAGTTATTTATTTTCAGTCATTCTTGCTATTATAGGATGCCTTTGTTTTGTTTCTGAACCTCTTTACAGAAATCTGGTTATTGAAAACCTGCCGTTAGTCATTGCTAATTATATGACCAAAATAAACGGCTCTGTATTTACCATTTTACCCTGGTTCGGATACTCGGCATTCGGTGCATTTATTTCAACAGTATTTTTCAGACATGCCCACAGGAGTCGCTTTAAAATATTCACCATTATTACATTTTTTGTTGTTGGATACTTGCTTATGTACCACTCCACATGGGCTTTATTAAAACTACATACTTTAACCGATATTGAATTACTTAAACGTAGTGCCGACTATAATTATTTATTCATTCGATTAGGAAACGTATTCATTCTTTTTGGAATTTTTTATAGTCTGGAACGCTTTTTAAAGCAATCTATTATTGCTCGTATTGGTGAGAAAACCTTATCGATGTATGTCATTCATTTCATCATACTATACGGAAGCTTTACCGGTTATGGTTTAAAACGTTGGTTTAATAAATCGCTTGAACCTACAGAAGCTATTTTAGGAGCCCTGGCCTTTATACTGGTTGTTTGTTTTATCTCATTCCATTATGCCAAAACCAATCATTTTGTTTATAGTATTTCTAGTAAAATCATTGGTGTGTTTAAAAAGGAAAAATCTCAGTGA
- a CDS encoding DUF4212 domain-containing protein codes for MSKSKAKAYWKENLKYLFILLAIWFLVSYGAGILFKDALNEIRLGGFKLGFWFAQQGSIYVFVILIFVYVRLMNKLDKKYGYDGE; via the coding sequence ATGTCAAAAAGCAAGGCTAAAGCTTATTGGAAGGAGAATTTAAAATACCTCTTCATCCTGTTAGCTATATGGTTTTTAGTGTCCTATGGGGCTGGAATTTTATTTAAAGATGCCCTTAATGAAATACGCTTGGGAGGCTTTAAATTAGGGTTCTGGTTCGCTCAGCAAGGCTCCATTTATGTATTTGTAATTCTTATTTTCGTTTATGTTCGCCTCATGAACAAACTTGATAAAAAGTATGGTTATGATGGTGAATAG